One Streptomyces umbrinus genomic window, GGACTACGTGGCGCCGAAGGGCGTCCGCATCGCCGACGCCGACCGGGTCCGCCTGGGCGCGCACCTCGCCGAGGGCACCACGGTCATGCACGAGGGCTTCGTGAACTTCAACGCCGGCACGCTCGGCACGTCCATGATCGAGGGCCGCGTCTCCGCCGGCGTCGTGGTCGGCGACGGCTCGGACATCGGCGGCGGCGCGTCCACCATGGGTACGCTGTCCGGCGGCGGCAACGTCCGCATCACGATCGGCGAGCGGTGCCTGATCGGGGCGGAGGCGGGCGTCGGGATCGCCCTCGGTGACGAGTGTGTCGTCGAGGCCGGTCTGTACGTCACCGCCGGGACGCGGGTCACCATGCCCGACGGGCAGATCGTCAAGGCGCGTGAGCTGTCCGGTGCGTCCAACATTCTGTTCCGGCGGAACTCTGTCACCGGGACGGTGGAGGCGCGGCCGAACAACGCGGTGTGGGGTGGCCTCAATGAGGTCCTCCACAGCCACAACTGAGTCACGCGGTGGTTCTGTGAACCTGGCGCCCTCCCACTTGTTGTGGGAGGGCGCCAGGTTGTTCGGGGGTTCGGATGTCGGGTGCGGGCCCGGTGGGGGCTGGTCGCGCAGTTCCCCGCGCCCCTTAGAGGCAAGGGCTACCGCCCCCTGAAAGGCGAAAGGCGGGGGCGCAGCCCCGTCTTTCGCCTTTCAGGGGCGCGGGGAACTGCGCGACCAGCCCCCACGCACCCGCACATCGCAACGGCCCGCAAGAATTCCTGCCCCCACCCACCCGCACATCACCACCGGACCGTAAGAATTTCTCGCGCCGCCAGGCATAGCGGGGGCCCGCCCGGAGCGTCGATACGGGTGGGAGCGGGGAAAGCCCGCTGGGGAAGAGAAGGTGACGATGGATGCCCAAGGGCACGAGCGGTTCCGGGAGTTCGTGGAGAACCGGTCGTCGGCGCTGCTGAAGACCGCCGTGCTGCTCAGCGGCGGGGACAGGCACGCGGCCGAGGACCTGTTGCAGAGCGCGTTGATCAAGGCGGCCGGCCGGTGGCAGCGGATCGACGAGCCGGAGGCGTACGTACGGCAGATCCTGTACCGCCAGCAGGTGAGCCGATGGCGGCTGAAGTGGCGGCGGCGGGAACTGACCGTCGCCGAACCGCCCGAGGGGACGGGCGGGACGGCCGCGGCTGCTGCGGTGGACGCCTCCTCCGCGGCCGACCTGCGGATCGTGATGCGCGGAGCGCTGGCGCGGCTGACCGCCCGGCAGCGGACCGTACTGGTACTGCGTTACTTCGAGGACCTGCCGGAGGCCGACGTGGCCCGGATCCTCGGCTGCTCGGTGGGGACCGTGCGGTCCACCACCCACCGCTCGCTCGCCAGGCTGCGGGCTCTCGCGCCGGAACTGGCCGCTCTCGGACCCGCCGACGCGGAACAGAGCCCGTCCCGCGACTTCTCACCGGTGGAGGTACGTCCGTGAACATGGATCAACTGGTGCGCGACGCCCTGCACGAGCAGGCCGCGGACACCATGACCACGCCGCCCGACTTCGCGGGCCGCGTCCTCGCCGTCCGGCGACGCCGCCGGACCCGTACGATCGCCGGCGCCGCGGTGGCCACGGCGGTCGCCGTCGCCGTCGGGGTGGCGGTACCGATGCTGGACGGTGGCAAGGACGAGCCCCGGCTCGCCAGCCAGATGAACGAGAGCGACATCATCGCCCACCCGGACCAGACGCCGCCGCGCGATCTGATCGCGGCGGGCAACACCGCGCTGGCCGCCTACTACACGACCAGCACCGTCAAGGAGACCGCGGACCGGGGCGTCACCCGGCGCACCTACCACCTCCTCGACCAGGCGACCGGCAAGTACGTGAAGACCACCAAGTGGTCCATCCTCGACGTCGCTCCCGGCATGCGCACCGCCGCCGTCCTGGAGAAGGGGCTGCCCACCAAGCGGATCGGGCTGCTCGACCTGCTCACCGGTGAGGTCGAGCGCTGGATCACCGTCGACCGCGCCGTCGCGGGCGTCAGTTTCTCGGCCGACGGCAGCAAGCTCGTCGCGACGACGTACAGCGAGAATCCCGACCAGCAGAAGCTGGCGCCCAACGACAGTGACGGGGACGGCAAGAAGAACGACTGGATGCCGCCGTGGGGCGAGTCGTACCGGACCGGCTTCTACGTCCTCGACGTCGACTCCGGCAAGGGGTCCTGGAGCAAGGTCACGGTGCACGTCGACGAGGACATGCCCGGGTCCCTCAACGCCCGTCAGGACTTTGCCTTCAGCAATGACGCCAAGCTCGTGTACTCGGGGCTCACCACGGAACCCAACGTGCAGTACTACGACTTCGAGGGCAAGGAGGTCGCCACGCCCGCGAACGAGAAGTACCTGCACTGGTACGTCGACGCAAGGCTGTCCCCGGACGGCAAGCTCGCCGCCGGCGACTTCGCGGGGGGCATCAAGACCACCGCCTCCGAGATCAACGACCCCTACACCGGCAAGCGGCTCCACAAGATCCCCGGACAGCAACTGCTCGCCTGGGTCGACAACAAGCGGCTCATCGCCTTCGACATCGCACCCGGCACGAACGAGTTCCACAACCGGCTCGTGCTCGTCACGATCGGCAGCGACAAGACGGTCCCGCTGAGCGGTTTCCGCAAGGGGAACGACGGTGCGGCCGGGCGCTGGACGCCGATCTTCGCCGAACGCTGAGCACGTTCCGATCACACGCCGGCCGAGGCGGCCACCAGCCGCTCGTACGCCGTCAGCAGCCCGTCGACCGCATCCCGGCCGGCGGGCCGCAGCGGTGCCCGGACCGGGCCGGAGGGCAGGCCGAGGGCGCCCAGCAGAGCCTTCGCCGTCACCGAGCCGGGCAGGCCGGAGGCCATCATCAACTCCGTGAGCGGGATGGTGAGTTGCTGCAGCCGGACCGCCTCGTCCGGGTCGCCGTCGTCGAACGCGTCCAGGATCGAACGGAAGTGACGCGGGGTCACATTCGCCACTGTGCTGATGTATCCGGCACCGCCGATCGCGTACATCGCGAGCACGTACTCGTCGCAGCCCGTGTAGTACGCCAACTCCGTGGCGGCCAGCACCTTCTGGGTGCCGAGCAGGTCGTACGCGCAGTCCTTCACCGCCACGATCCGCGGATGCCCGGCCAGCCTCAGCATCGTCTCCGGCTCGATGCGCGTCCCCGTGCGGCCCGGGATGTCGTACAGCGCGAGCGGCAGTCCGGAGGCGTCCGCGATCGTGCGGAAGTGTGCCTCGACGGCGTCCTGCGGGGGCCTGCTGTAGTACGGCGTGACCACCAACAGGCCGTCCGCGCCCGCCTTTTCGGCCTCCAGGGCGAGTTCGGCGGTGTGGCGGGTGTCGGCGGTCCCGATGCCCGCGACGATCGCGGCACGGTCCCCGACCGCGTCCGCCACCGCCCGCACCAGCGCCGACTTCTCGGCGTCCGTCGTGGTCGGCGACTCCCCGGTGGTCCCGGACAGCACCAGCCCGTCGCAGCCCTCGGAGACCAGCCGGTCGGCCAGCCGCTGCGCACCGTCCAGGTCCAGCAGCCCCTCGTCGGTGAAGGGAGTGATCATCGCGCAGAGGGCACGGCCGAAGGGCGGGGTGCGTCGTGAGGTCATGGAGGTAGTCTCGGCACACCGATCCTGAAGCTCCACTTAATTCTTCTACGGGATATGGGTAAGCATTTCTTATTGGTTGCGGCGTTCGGCGTGGCAGGGGCGCTCTAGGAACTCGCCCCCGTTTCGGTCACCATGGCGGGGACGGTAGAAGGTCGTCTGTCACGGGAGGCGTCATGAAGCTGGGCAAAGCACTGGCCACCGGAGTCGCGGAGGAGCAGCCGCGCCTGGAAGAGGAAGAACTCCGACTCCCCGAGGAGATCGAGGAGTTGGAGTCCGCGGTCGAAGAGGTTCCGGTCGCGCGATGAGGGTGCGGCTCCCCGAGGAACGTCCGGCGGAGCCGCCGACCGGATTCAAGATCGCCCACCCGATGCTGTCCCAGGACGGCACCCGGGCCGGGTTCACCGGTGTGTCGCTGGGCGGCGCGCTGCCGTACGGAGTGCTGGACGAGGCGCACTGTGTCTACGGCCTGCGGCACCGGGCACCGCACCGCCGCTGCGACTGCGGCTTCCACTGCGTGCACGAGCGCACGGCGGCCGAGGCCATGCTGTGCACCGCCGAGCACCGCAGCGCCGTACTCCTCGAAGTGACGGTCCTCGGCGCCTACATCCGCTTCGAGCTCGGTTTCCGGTACGCGCGGCAGCGGGTGCGTACCGCCACGGTCGGCCCCTGCGCGTGCGGCGCGGTCGCCGTGGCGCTGGCCGACGCGGGATGGGGGAGGCCCGGCTGGCGGGGCTTCGCGGCCTCCTGCGCCGGATGCGTGCGCGGCCGTACGGCGGTGTCGCTCGCGACCTTCGCCCGGCTGGGCGGGGAAGGGCTGCGGGTACGGGCCGGTGGCGGTGCCGTACCGGGCGCCGGTGACGGTCTGCCCGAGGGGCTCGGGGTCTCCGAGCTCGTCGCCGAGGCGGCGCTGCTGCAGGCCAGGCTCGACTGGTTCCAGAGCCAGCTGGCTCGACTCGGCGATCGCGGGGCCGGACAGGGGTGACGGCGGCCCGGCAGGGTACTCGGGCGTCCCGGACGAAAGGAGGGGACGCCGTGACCGGAACCACGGACCGGCGGCCGGGCGAGCAGCACTCGGTCGGTGAACTCGTCGGACAGGCCACCGAACAGCTCTCCGAGCTCGTACGACAGGAAGTGCGGCTCGCGAAGGAGGAGTTGGCGCAGAAGGGCCGGCGCGTGGGGCGCGGCGGCGGGCTGCTGGGCGCGGCCGGAGCCGTCGCCTACGTGGGGCTGATGGCCCTGGCCGCGACCGGTGCGGCCGCGCTCTCCCTCGTGCTGCCCGTATGGGCGGCGGCGCTCATCGTCACGGCCGTGCTCTTCCTGGTCGCGGGCGTGCTGGCGAGGACCGGCCGGGCCCAGCTCGGGCGCGCCGCCCCGCCGATGCCCGAGGAGGCGCTCGACAGCGTCCGGGCCGACGTCGACGAGATCAAGGAAAGGGCGCATCGATGAAGGACAGCAACGATCCCGTGGAGCGCGGCAAGGCTGCCGGCAAGGCGGCGGACAAGGCCGCCGGCGGCGCGAAGGGCCCGGACGAGCTGCGACGGCAGATCCAGGAGACCCGGGGGCAACTCGGGGACACCGTCGAGGAGTTGGCGGCAAAGGCCGACGTGAAGGGCCGCGCGCGGGCCAGGGGCGCCGAGCTGAAGGGCAAGGCGTCCGAGGCCGGCCACGTCGTGCAGGACAAGGCGGCACAGGCCGGCCATGTCGTGCAGGACAAGGCCACCGAGGCCGGGCACGTCGTACAGGGCAAGGCCGTTGAGGCCGGACACGTGGTGCAGGACAAGGCCGTCCAGGCCGGGCACGTGGTGCAGAGCAAGGCCACGCGGGTCGGACACGCCGTCCAGGACAACGTGCCCCGGCCGGTGCGCACGGCCGTGACCAACGCCGTCCAGGCCGGAAAGCGGCACCCCGGGCCCGTACTGATCGCCGGGGCCGGAGCGGTGGTCGCGGCGGGCCTGCTGCGCCGGCGCCACAACGGACACCACTGATACGCACACCGATAGACACCTCCGGCTCCGGTCAGTGACCGGAGCCGTACGGCGAGCGGCGGGGCCGATCCATTCGGCACCGCCGCTCGTCGTGCATCAGTTGCAGCCCGGCGGGGGTGGACCCCGTCCGTGACGCCGGTGCTTGACCTGAAGTTCGGTTGAGGTCCGAGGGTGGGGCCGTGGACACCGATCAGCGATCACTGGAGTTCGTGATGACCCGTCGTACCGATGCGCACCCCGCGATGACCCGCCCCGAGGTGGGAGCGCCCTTCTTCAGCACCTGGCGGGTGGGGACGCCCGAGCGGCAGAAGGAGACGGTCGAGGCGATCGCCGCCGCCTGGGAGCGCAGGGCGTGGCCGGCCGAGGGGCTGCTCGGGTACCACGTCTACACGGGGGAGGACGGCACGACCCTGCTGCACCACTCGCAGTGGCGGAGCGAGCAGGACTACGAGGCGTTCGTGAAGGTCCACCGGCAGGAGCGCGTGGACGAGGTGGACGTGGCCGTGCCCGGGATCGAGCGCGTGGGGCTCGGCCGCTACCGGCGCTACCGCAGCGGCGCTCAGGAGGG contains:
- the dapD gene encoding 2,3,4,5-tetrahydropyridine-2,6-dicarboxylate N-succinyltransferase, which produces MTDTTATRTTGAVAAGLATLAADGTVLDTWFPAPELAAEPGPSGSERLSAERAVELLGEGAVKAIGPDARRGVEVVAVRTVIASLDEKPVDAHDAYLRLHLLSHRLVKPHGQSLDGLFAHLANVAWTSLGPVAVDDVEKVRLNARAEGLHLAVTSIDKFPRMTDYVAPKGVRIADADRVRLGAHLAEGTTVMHEGFVNFNAGTLGTSMIEGRVSAGVVVGDGSDIGGGASTMGTLSGGGNVRITIGERCLIGAEAGVGIALGDECVVEAGLYVTAGTRVTMPDGQIVKARELSGASNILFRRNSVTGTVEARPNNAVWGGLNEVLHSHN
- a CDS encoding SigE family RNA polymerase sigma factor, with the translated sequence MDAQGHERFREFVENRSSALLKTAVLLSGGDRHAAEDLLQSALIKAAGRWQRIDEPEAYVRQILYRQQVSRWRLKWRRRELTVAEPPEGTGGTAAAAAVDASSAADLRIVMRGALARLTARQRTVLVLRYFEDLPEADVARILGCSVGTVRSTTHRSLARLRALAPELAALGPADAEQSPSRDFSPVEVRP
- a CDS encoding WD40 repeat domain-containing protein, coding for MNMDQLVRDALHEQAADTMTTPPDFAGRVLAVRRRRRTRTIAGAAVATAVAVAVGVAVPMLDGGKDEPRLASQMNESDIIAHPDQTPPRDLIAAGNTALAAYYTTSTVKETADRGVTRRTYHLLDQATGKYVKTTKWSILDVAPGMRTAAVLEKGLPTKRIGLLDLLTGEVERWITVDRAVAGVSFSADGSKLVATTYSENPDQQKLAPNDSDGDGKKNDWMPPWGESYRTGFYVLDVDSGKGSWSKVTVHVDEDMPGSLNARQDFAFSNDAKLVYSGLTTEPNVQYYDFEGKEVATPANEKYLHWYVDARLSPDGKLAAGDFAGGIKTTASEINDPYTGKRLHKIPGQQLLAWVDNKRLIAFDIAPGTNEFHNRLVLVTIGSDKTVPLSGFRKGNDGAAGRWTPIFAER
- the dapA gene encoding 4-hydroxy-tetrahydrodipicolinate synthase, which produces MTSRRTPPFGRALCAMITPFTDEGLLDLDGAQRLADRLVSEGCDGLVLSGTTGESPTTTDAEKSALVRAVADAVGDRAAIVAGIGTADTRHTAELALEAEKAGADGLLVVTPYYSRPPQDAVEAHFRTIADASGLPLALYDIPGRTGTRIEPETMLRLAGHPRIVAVKDCAYDLLGTQKVLAATELAYYTGCDEYVLAMYAIGGAGYISTVANVTPRHFRSILDAFDDGDPDEAVRLQQLTIPLTELMMASGLPGSVTAKALLGALGLPSGPVRAPLRPAGRDAVDGLLTAYERLVAASAGV
- a CDS encoding phage holin family protein, translated to MTGTTDRRPGEQHSVGELVGQATEQLSELVRQEVRLAKEELAQKGRRVGRGGGLLGAAGAVAYVGLMALAATGAAALSLVLPVWAAALIVTAVLFLVAGVLARTGRAQLGRAAPPMPEEALDSVRADVDEIKERAHR
- a CDS encoding DUF3618 domain-containing protein; its protein translation is MKDSNDPVERGKAAGKAADKAAGGAKGPDELRRQIQETRGQLGDTVEELAAKADVKGRARARGAELKGKASEAGHVVQDKAAQAGHVVQDKATEAGHVVQGKAVEAGHVVQDKAVQAGHVVQSKATRVGHAVQDNVPRPVRTAVTNAVQAGKRHPGPVLIAGAGAVVAAGLLRRRHNGHH
- a CDS encoding antibiotic biosynthesis monooxygenase, with the protein product MTRRTDAHPAMTRPEVGAPFFSTWRVGTPERQKETVEAIAAAWERRAWPAEGLLGYHVYTGEDGTTLLHHSQWRSEQDYEAFVKVHRQERVDEVDVAVPGIERVGLGRYRRYRSGAQEGETRVPGCVVIVEIEFEGPDPDRQRAWVDAVFEALESEPNLSPGGISAHFHLSTDGTKVLNYAEWETAQAHIDALAAPGGGVGSRTPEWERVQTYPGLKQSTVHRYTHALGLVPE